In the Callospermophilus lateralis isolate mCalLat2 chromosome 7, mCalLat2.hap1, whole genome shotgun sequence genome, gcctaggGAACCTCAAAACTCCTGGATTCAGGTGATCTTGCTACCTCAACCTCCTATGTAGCCAGGACTACACGTGTGTCACCACGCCTAGTTAATcctaaaaattttgttttgttttgtggtgctgggtttgaacccaaggtctcgtatcactgagctatagctccagttctttttattttggagggacagggtctcactaagttattcaGGCTatccttgaatttgggatcctcctgtctcagcctcctgagctgggaCAACAAGTACATGCCACTGCACTTGGTTAACTCCTGGAACTTTTAAGCAAAGAAATAAGCTCAGGAAGTAAAATAACTCACCCAGAGGCACACAGCTAGTGAATGGCAGATGTGAGACTCGAGACCCTCTGCTCCCTCTTCTCAGACACTTGTCCTGATTCCTGCCTCTGTGTCCATTCCTTGCCCCTCCCCTGGGCCCCAAGAGAGCACTTTCTGCAGAGGGACTCTGCACATGGTTGGGAGTAGAGGGAAGCCAGGAGCATTGGCACACACCTGGAATTACAGACTTGAGAGGctgcggcaggaggatcacagtttgaggccaatctgggcattttgggagagaccttctctcaaaaacaaaaacaaaaaaatcccccAACAAtagaaaaggctagggatgtagctcaatgacagaacgcttgcctagcacggaTGAAGCCTTGGTTTGACTCCTGTCATTCCTGAGCTGTCTCCCAGAGCGCCCTCCACAGTGAAGTCATTCCCTCTTCTCCCCTTCCTCATTGcacagagctctctctctctctctctctctctctctctctctctcacacacacacacacacacacacacacccaggtttCAGGTCCATCTTGGTATGCCCCACCCACCACTGGTCTGGCCCAACAGGGAGCAGGCAGCTGTCCTTCACACCCCTCCCTCTGAGGTGTGGGTGTGGGCTGCGGCTCCTGGCTGGCGGCTAAAGGCCCCAGAGAAGCACTCACACCCTGAGCCTCCTCCTAAGCGCCTCAGTGGCCTCTGCCAGCCTGGCAGGCACTTGCTGGCTCTTTATTCAGCACCACCAACCTCCGATGCCCTGCGATGCCCACACCCAACACCTCCTCCCCTCTACCCACGTTCTTCTGGGTCAACGCCTCTGGAGGCAGCGCGCTGAGTGCCGACGATGCTGGGATGCCCGTGCAGTTCCTCGCCCTCAGGGTCACGGTTGCTTTGGCCTACGGGATGGTAGGGGCCATTGGCTTGCTGGGCAATTCGGCTGTGCTATGGGTGCTGGGCAACTGCACACGGAGAGCCCCTGGCCCACCTTCCGACACTTTCGTCTTCAACCTGGCTCTGGCAGACTTGGGGCTGGCCCTCACTCTCCCCTTCTGGGCGGCAGAGTCAGCACTGGACTTCCACTGGCCCTTTGGAAGTGCCCTTTGCAAAGTGGTCCTGACAGCCACTGTCCTCAACATCTATGCCAGCATCTTCCTCATCACAGCACTGAGTGTCGCCCGATACTGGGTGGTGGCCATGGCTGCGGGGCCAGGCACCCACCTCTCACTCTTCTGGGCCCGTGCGGCCACCCTGGGAGTGTGGCTGGCTGCGGCTCTGGTGACAGTGCCCACGGCCATCTTTGGGTCTGAGGGCGAGGTGTGGGGTGTGCGCCTCTGCCTGCTGCGCTTCCCCAGCAGGTACTGGCTGGGGGCCTACCAGCTGCAGAGGGTGGTCCTGGCTTTCGTGGTGCCCT is a window encoding:
- the Rxfp4 gene encoding relaxin-3 receptor 2, which produces MPTPNTSSPLPTFFWVNASGGSALSADDAGMPVQFLALRVTVALAYGMVGAIGLLGNSAVLWVLGNCTRRAPGPPSDTFVFNLALADLGLALTLPFWAAESALDFHWPFGSALCKVVLTATVLNIYASIFLITALSVARYWVVAMAAGPGTHLSLFWARAATLGVWLAAALVTVPTAIFGSEGEVWGVRLCLLRFPSRYWLGAYQLQRVVLAFVVPLGVITTSYLLLLAFLRRRQRRRQDSRVVARSVRILVASFFLCWFPNHVVTLWGVLVKFDLAPWNSTFHTIHTYVFPVTTCLAHSNSCLNPVLYCLLRREPRQALADTFRDLRSRLWPQGPSWEEHVALKEVGRQWAASTPQESGPSAMNGDKGTPG